A region of Bremerella alba DNA encodes the following proteins:
- a CDS encoding DUF1559 domain-containing protein, with protein MARVPSSRGFTLVELLVVIAIIGVLIALLLPAVQMARESARRMQCTNHLKQWGLAMHNYHDTLNKLPFGATNDSNGKRHTWVVSLWPYIEQNNLAEAYDYNKAFYEAPNIVQNTLDGVLAQPVDLYYCPSMNGGKMNTSDAYWRCRIHYGVNYGNVTIPNGGSTATEALKAPFGFEGSNGALGETPRTSDFSGFTDGLSNTMLMSELRAHPNDSEKDHRGDSFNDDAAGGGYMTVLTPNSSAADGMSSAWCVDKPEIGLPCVGGNEHHAARSLHPGGVQVLMADGSVHFVSETIAVDVWRAAGTMEGKETLSLN; from the coding sequence GTGGCACGTGTACCCTCATCTCGTGGCTTTACGCTGGTCGAATTGTTGGTGGTTATCGCCATCATCGGCGTGCTCATCGCCTTGTTGCTTCCGGCGGTACAGATGGCGCGTGAGTCAGCCCGGCGGATGCAGTGCACCAACCACCTCAAGCAGTGGGGCCTGGCAATGCACAACTACCACGACACCCTCAACAAGTTGCCCTTTGGCGCAACCAATGACAGCAATGGCAAACGACATACTTGGGTTGTCAGTCTGTGGCCCTATATTGAACAAAACAATCTTGCCGAAGCATACGACTACAACAAAGCGTTTTACGAAGCTCCGAACATTGTTCAAAACACGCTGGACGGTGTCTTGGCTCAGCCAGTCGACCTTTACTACTGCCCCAGCATGAATGGGGGCAAGATGAATACTTCCGACGCCTACTGGCGATGCCGCATTCACTATGGTGTGAACTACGGCAACGTGACGATTCCCAATGGTGGTTCCACCGCGACTGAAGCATTGAAAGCCCCTTTCGGCTTCGAGGGAAGCAATGGCGCACTTGGCGAAACGCCGCGCACAAGTGATTTCTCTGGCTTCACCGATGGTCTCAGCAATACGATGCTCATGTCGGAATTACGAGCTCATCCCAACGACTCAGAAAAAGACCATCGCGGCGATTCCTTCAACGACGACGCCGCCGGCGGTGGCTACATGACCGTGTTGACGCCCAACTCATCGGCAGCCGATGGCATGTCTTCGGCTTGGTGTGTCGATAAACCGGAGATCGGCTTACCCTGCGTTGGTGGCAACGAGCATCATGCAGCACGCAGCCTTCACCCGGGCGGCGTCCAAGTGCTAATGGCGGACGGCTCGGTTCACTTCGTCAGCGAAACGATCGCGGTCGACGTATGGCGAGCCGCTGGCACGATGGAAGGCAAGGAAACCCTTTCGCTTAACTAG